One genomic segment of Rivularia sp. PCC 7116 includes these proteins:
- the purM gene encoding phosphoribosylformylglycinamidine cyclo-ligase, which produces MDYRDAGVDVEAGRDFVGQIRNLVHSTFRKEVIGGLGGFGGCFELPEGYKQPVLISGTDGVGTKLKIANIINRHDTVGIDLVAMCVNDVLTSGAEPLFFLDYLATGKLNQEQLTDVVAGVASGCKQAGCALLGGETAEMPGFYQPGEYDLAGFCVGIVEKNQMLDGTRVEIGDVAIGLASSGVHSNGFSLVRKIISDKGLNWNDTPGIFGGKSLSDIFLQPTQIYVKSVLAALKHGLEIHAMAHITGGGLPENLPRCLGDGKSFKIKPDSWIIPPVFEWLAKVGCVNSQAMYNTFNMGIGFVIIAPANQAQQTIDFFESHNITAYNIGEIISGNNELIGLTDF; this is translated from the coding sequence GGGTTGATGTTGAAGCTGGACGCGATTTTGTCGGTCAAATTCGTAATTTAGTTCACAGCACCTTTAGAAAAGAAGTAATTGGCGGATTGGGTGGCTTTGGAGGTTGCTTTGAGTTACCCGAAGGTTATAAACAACCCGTTTTAATTTCAGGTACTGATGGTGTTGGAACTAAACTGAAAATTGCCAATATCATTAATCGTCATGATACTGTTGGTATCGATTTAGTAGCTATGTGCGTCAACGATGTGCTGACATCCGGTGCAGAACCTTTATTTTTCTTAGATTATTTAGCAACGGGTAAACTAAACCAGGAACAATTGACTGACGTTGTTGCAGGTGTTGCTTCTGGTTGCAAACAAGCCGGTTGCGCTTTACTGGGAGGAGAAACTGCTGAAATGCCCGGATTTTACCAACCGGGAGAATATGATTTAGCTGGCTTTTGCGTAGGAATTGTCGAAAAAAATCAGATGCTTGATGGAACTCGGGTAGAAATTGGAGATGTAGCTATTGGCTTAGCGAGTTCCGGAGTACATAGCAATGGCTTTAGTTTGGTAAGAAAAATTATTAGCGATAAAGGGTTGAATTGGAACGATACCCCAGGTATATTTGGTGGTAAATCTTTAAGTGACATTTTCTTGCAGCCGACACAAATTTATGTCAAATCAGTATTAGCAGCCTTGAAACATGGTTTGGAAATCCATGCAATGGCTCATATTACAGGTGGTGGATTGCCAGAAAACCTTCCAAGATGTTTGGGAGACGGAAAATCTTTCAAAATCAAACCTGATAGCTGGATAATTCCACCCGTGTTCGAGTGGTTAGCAAAAGTGGGTTGTGTTAATTCTCAAGCAATGTACAACACTTTTAATATGGGAATTGGTTTCGTTATCATAGCTCCGGCGAATCAAGCACAGCAAACAATTGATTTTTTTGAATCTCACAATATTACAGCTTATAACATTGGCGAAATCATTTCCGGTAATAACGAATTAATTGGGCTAACAGATTTTTAG